The Pyxidicoccus sp. MSG2 DNA segment ACCCCCGACCGCTGGAGCTGGGCTACGAGGCCCGCTTCGACGACGTGCACACGCGCTCGCGGCGCCTGCGGGACAGCGGCGGCGCGCCCTACACCACGCGCTTCGACAACCGGGTGCGCACCACCCAACTGGCGGCCCATGCCTCGCTGCGGGCCGCACCGCTGTCCTGGCTCACCCTGCGCGGCGGCGTGCGGCTGGACACCTTCCTCTTCGGCGTGGACGACGAGAACCGGCCCGCCGTGGACCGGGGCGGCACGCGCATCCCCGAGGAGTCGCTGGAGGCCTACGGCTTCTTCGCCAGCCCGCGTGGCACCGCCGAGGTGCGGCTGTCTCCGCGGCTGAGCTGGCTCACCAGCGTGGGCCTGGGCGCGCGCTCCAGCGACGCGGCCGCCCTGTCCGACGCGGAGCTGGCGCCGTATGCGCGAGTCACGTCCGCGGAGACGGGGCTGGGGTGGCGACTGGAGGGCGAGGAGCGGCCCTACGCACTGGAGGCGCGCGGCGCCGTCTTCGCCACGCGCGTGTCGCAGGACTTCGTCTTCGACGAGAAGGCCGGCCGCAACCAGCCCATCGGCGCGTCGCAGCGACTGGGCGCCTTTGTCTCCGCGCGGGGGACGTGGCGGGAGCGGGTGGACGTGCAGGCCTCGCTCGCCTGGGCCCGCGCGACGCTGCCGGTGCCGGGCGCCTCCGCGTGGAAGGTCTGGGACGGCACGGTGATGCCGTACATCCCCCAGCTCCTGGGCCGGCTGGACGCGTCCGTGCGAGGCACCGCCACGGTGGTGGGGGAGCAGTTGGGGTGGAACGTGGCGGTGGGGCACAGCGCCGTCGGCCCCCGGCCGCTCCCGCTGGACCGCTTCAGCGACTCCGTCTTCCTCTTCGACGTGGCCACGCGCGCCAGGTGGAAGGACTTCGAGGTGGGGCTCGCCGTGGAGAATCTGCTCGACACGCGCTGGAGGGAGACCGAGTTCAACTACGTCTCCAACTTCCGCGGCCCGGATGCGCCCGCGTCGCTGCTGGCCACGCGGCACTTCTCCGCGGGCGCGCCGCGCACCTTCACGGGCACCTTCACGTTGTACCTGGACCTCCAGGAGGACACGCCATGACGTCCCCGCTGCGCACCACGCGGCGCGCCTTCACGCTGATGCTGGGCACGGCCTTGTCGGGAGGCGTCGCCGCCTGCGGCCTGTCCGGCACCGGAGGCCGTGGCATCACCTTCCGCATGGGCCTGCGCACCGCGCTCGCGTCCGGTGAGACGGTGCCCGGTGAATTCACCACCGACACCGGCTGGCGTGTGCGGCTGTCCTCGGGGCGGATGGTGCTGGGCCCCATCTACCTCTTCGAGAATGCGTCACCCCTCCAGGCCAGCCGGCTGCGCCGCCTGGGAGAGTGGCTGCTGCCCTCCGCGCGGGCACACGAGGGGGACTTCTTCTCCGGAGGCCGGGTGCTGGGTGAGTGGGACCGCGAGGTGGTGTTCGACCTGCTGGCGGACGGTGGTGAGGCGCGGGTGCTGGGGCGCTCGCCGGGCATCGCCGGGCTCGCGCGCTCCTTCTCGCTGTTGCTCCAGCCTCCGTCGAAGGCGCTGGGCGCCGAGGGCGCGGTGCTGAACGGGCGCTCGGTGCTGCTGGAGGGCACGGCCTTTCGCCAGGAGCAGCGCGTGCCCTTCCGTGTCGCGCTGGACTTCCCTCCGCCGCTGGAGCTGCAGCGCGTGGACTTCGTGCCCATCGAAGCGGAGCTGGATGACGAGGGGCTCTTCGTCGTGGAGGTGCAGCCGCACCGCTGGTTCGAGGGCGCGCACTTCGACCGGCTCGAGGCGCCGCCCGGAGGGGGCCCCGTGGAGCTGACTCCGGAGACGCAGGTGCACCGCGCCCTGTCCGTCAACCTGCGCCGCTACACGGCGTTCGCCGGGACGTGGGCGCCGGCGTGAGGCGCTCACGTCCTCCGTGACTTCTTCGTCCTCCTCCAGCTTCAGCGCTGACGACTCGTTGCGTGGCGGAGGCGGGTTCAGCTCATCCTGGTCGTGGGAGTGCGGACTTCGTGTCCGCCTACCACGGGGCGCAGCCACTGGAGTTGTCCAGGAGGGTCTTTTCGCGCACCTGAGGGGTCAGCTTCTCGTTCTCGATGAGGTACTTCACCCGGACCTGGTTGACGTCTGGTCCGGCCGGGCAGTTGGAGCTGAAGGTGAGGTAGGTGACCGTCGGCCCCGCTCCGTCGAGGGAGGTGCTGAACCCCGGCTCGCTCGTGAAGTCATCCGTGGCGGGGTGTCCGTGGCGCTCGTCCGAGCCGAGCATGCGTCCATCCGGTGCTCGGAGCGTCACGCGCAGGCTCTGCTCGACGGACTGGCCCGGGCCTTCCTTCTTCTCGAAGCTCTCCAGCAGCACGGCCGTCAGCGTGCCCTCCTTCTTCTTCCACGACTTCGACTGGACGACGCGCCATGCAGGCCCGAGCTGGGGACATGCCAGCGGCTCCGCCCACGTCACGTCGCGCGCGTACGCCGCGGACTCGAAGGCCTTGAGTGTCTCCAGCACCTTCGGCCCCGCCGCCGGCTCACAGGCTCCGAGCACCACCACCACGAAGCCCGGCTTGAGTCCCGGTACGCTGGCGCTCGGGACGATGCGTGGGTAGCCCTCGGCCACCTTCAGCGTCCCGTTCCATTCGTTCTGCTTCGCGCGCTCCTGCCACCTGCCCAGGGACGCCTCGGCCTCGGCCGTGTCCTTGCCTCCACCCCAGATGATGAGCTGGGCCGGCCGGGGCTCCGCACCCGCCACGCCTGTCCACGCCAGTGCGACAGCCACCACGAACCCTCTCGTCTTCATGCAGTCCCCTCGTTGTTCCGACGGTCCGGAATCCTACGCGGGATGGCCCTCTCCGACAGGAGGGCGACTCAGTCTTTCTCCTCTTGCAGCTCGTTCAGGAACGCGACGATGGCGTCCACCTGCGCGTCGCTGAGCATCTCGTCGGTGAAGGCGGGCATGGCGCCCACGCCCCGGCGAATCTGCGTGCGCATGGCCACGGACGGCAGGGGCTTGTTGTTGAGGCTCGGCCCCAGGCCGCCGGCGCCGCCCGGGTGGCACATGTTGCAGTTGCGCATGAAGAGGACGCGGCCCTCCTGCTGCTGCGCATTGAACTGGCGCGGCGTGCCGAAGGCGGGACCCCGGCGCGCCGGGCCGCAGGCCGCCACCAGCGCCAGCACGGCGAGCATGGCGGTCCTCATGGCTTCGCCTCCGGCGCCGCGCGGGTGATGCGCCACAGCACGCCTGTCTTCTCGAAGGGGTGGATGACGCCCTTCGCCTTCACCAGCATCACTCCGAAGTCGACGATGTAGAGGGCCCGGCCGCTCGGGTCGAAGTGCGCGTCGATGGGGCGCTCCAGGCCGCCCTTCCCGAGCCGGGTGGCGGGGCCGCCGCTGCCTTCGTCCTTGTTGGCGACGAAGTCCTCGATGACGCCGTTGGACACGTCCACGCGCACCACCTTGAAGCCGACGGGCGCCAGCGTCTCGCCCGTGTCCGGGGACTGGTCTCCGAACTGCGCGACGAAGGCCTCGCCCACGTGGCCGAACTCCGTGCTGCGCGAGAAGTCCAGGTGGTTGGAGGACGAGTGCACGCCGAACAGCGCCACCGGCCGGGGCGGCGTACCCGGGGCCTCCTGGAGGACGCGCCTGGGCACGTCGCCGCCGGGCACCTTGAACCACTCCTGGTCCACCGGCTTGCCGCCCGCGAAGTCCGGGAAGCCGTACCATGCGCCCTGCTCCACCTCCCAGAGGTAGTCCGCCACGCCGAACAGCGGCCGGCTGCCGCGCACGTCGTACCCGTTCTCCGTGACGTACAGCCGGCCGTTGGGCGCGAAGGCGAGGCCGAACGGATTGCGGAAGCCCCACGCCACCAGTTCCGGGTCGGTGGAGCCGGGGACGAGGCGGAACACGGCGCCGCTGCACGGCATGGCGCCCTTGATGACCTGGCCCGGCCGCGTCTCCGTGCCGAAGGGGACGAAGGCGCCCGTGCTCACGCGCCCCGTGTTCGGCGCGAGCGGGTTGTCGCTGGGGTAGTTGACGCCCGCGAGGGTGATGTCGCGGCAGGGCAGGTCATGGAACGCCGGGTTGCGCTCCAGCCAGCCGAGGCTCGCGTTGTCCGGGCCCACCACGCCCGAATTCGTCGCGGTGCCCACGCTGAAGTAGAGCGCGCCGTCCGGCCCCACGGCGGGGCCGTTGGCGTGGTGGTCCCCGAGGCCAGGCAGGTTGGACACGAGCGGCGTGGTACGGCCGTCCGGGGTGATGCGGACGATGCGGCCTCCGCCCTGCACGCCGCCTTCGGCCACGTAGAAGGCGCCCTGGTGCCAGGCGACGCCCGTCCAGGGGGGATGGTCCCCCCGGGCGACCTCCGTGAGGCGACCGTCCTTCTCCACGCGCACCAGACGGGACTGGGCGAAGGCCTCGCCGTAGCTGTAGCCGGACTCGGTGACGTAGGGCGTGCCGTCCCCGTCGAAGGCGACGCCGGTGGGGTAGGTGAGGCCGGTGGCGACGACCTCGACGCGGTAGCCCTCCGGGACTGCCACGTCCGCCGGATTCACCCGCCGGGGCGGTCTGAACTCCGTCGAGCCGCCGCCTCCGCCCGCGAAGAGATGGAAGCAGCCGGGGAGCAGTAGCAGCGCGCACGCCGCCAGGAGCGGACGCGCGAGGGGGAGGAGTCGCATACGCGGCGGGGGGCCTCGGGTGGGAGGACGTAAGGGCCCGACGCTAGGAGTCGCATCCTCGCGCGTACAACGCGGGTCGGAGATGACGGTTGCCTGCGAGACAGACGCCTGTCCGACGTGGGGTGCTCTTGTGCGGCTTGCACGGATGCAGTGCCCCGGCGGCCGACGGCGGCGGAAGGAAGCGTCATTCCGCGAGTCCTTCGCCTGGAGCGGGGGGCGGAAGGAAGCGTCATTCCGCGAGTCCTCCGCCCGGAGGGGGCGGAAGGAAGCGTCATTCCGCGAGTCCTCCGCCCGAAGCGGGGGCGGAGCGCCGGGTGCTCCCACGTGCCGAATCAATACCGCTCGAAGACGAAGGTGAGCGTCTCGTGCTCCGTCGGCCCGAAGGTGAGCCTCAGGAAGCGGTCTCCCGAGGGCGCGGAGAACTTCAGCACGTGGGTGATGGCGGGAAGGCACACCGGGGCGGCGGGCTCTAGCGTGGAGACCACGAGCGCCTCGCCCTCGGTCGTGTCGTGCACCGCCACGGGGACGGACTGGCTCAGGTAGAGCGCCACCGTCTGGTCCCGGTCGGGGTCCGTCACCACCTCCGTGTAGCCCCGGAAGGAAGTCCCAGTTGACGGCAGCGTCAGGCCGTAGAAGGTGTGGCCCGTGTCCGTCGCCGGGTAGAAGCTCGTGGGCGCACTGCCCGCGGTGACGGCCTGGGGCGGGTTGAGCAGTGCATGGGTGCATGCGTGCTCGACGTTGGCGTCCCGCCGGCCGGTGGTGAAGTCCAGCTTCCCGTCTCCGAGCCCGGCGTGAGTCGTGTCCACTGGCTGGCCCGTGGCGCTTCGCAGCGTCGTGACGTCCAGCGTGTATCGATTCTCCTGCTCCAGCGGCGGCAGGTCCGACTCCGGGCGGGGAATGGCCACCGTCAGCGTGAGGCCATCCGAGGACCAGGTGCCCATCAACATGCGCGGTGCATTGGCCGGCGTTGTCACATCCCGCAGCGTCACCTGGGTCGTCGAAGCGTCCATCGGCTCGTTGAAGGTGAGCGTGAGTACCTTGCGCAGCGCGAGGTTGGTGGCGTCGGCCTTGTGGAGCTCCACGGGCAGGACGCCGGCGGCCCCCTCGGCGGGCTGGGACGCGGTGACGTGTGGCCGGGCGGCGGCCATCCCGTGCACGGTGAAGTGGAAGGTGAGCGGGGCCGCGAGCCGGTTGCCGGCCACGTCCTCGAAGTCCGCCTCCACGGTGACCTGGACCCGCGCGCCTGCGGAGAAGGGCTCGGCGGGGTGCACCATGAAGGCGCGTCCCTCCTCCTTCCAGTGACTCATGCCGAGCGTCCGCTGCGCTCCGTCCACGGCGATGCGCACGGTGCCCCGGTCTGACTTCATGGGCTCGCCGAAGCGCACGG contains these protein-coding regions:
- a CDS encoding c-type cytochrome, whose amino-acid sequence is MRTAMLAVLALVAACGPARRGPAFGTPRQFNAQQQEGRVLFMRNCNMCHPGGAGGLGPSLNNKPLPSVAMRTQIRRGVGAMPAFTDEMLSDAQVDAIVAFLNELQEEKD
- a CDS encoding PQQ-dependent sugar dehydrogenase; translation: MRLLPLARPLLAACALLLLPGCFHLFAGGGGGSTEFRPPRRVNPADVAVPEGYRVEVVATGLTYPTGVAFDGDGTPYVTESGYSYGEAFAQSRLVRVEKDGRLTEVARGDHPPWTGVAWHQGAFYVAEGGVQGGGRIVRITPDGRTTPLVSNLPGLGDHHANGPAVGPDGALYFSVGTATNSGVVGPDNASLGWLERNPAFHDLPCRDITLAGVNYPSDNPLAPNTGRVSTGAFVPFGTETRPGQVIKGAMPCSGAVFRLVPGSTDPELVAWGFRNPFGLAFAPNGRLYVTENGYDVRGSRPLFGVADYLWEVEQGAWYGFPDFAGGKPVDQEWFKVPGGDVPRRVLQEAPGTPPRPVALFGVHSSSNHLDFSRSTEFGHVGEAFVAQFGDQSPDTGETLAPVGFKVVRVDVSNGVIEDFVANKDEGSGGPATRLGKGGLERPIDAHFDPSGRALYIVDFGVMLVKAKGVIHPFEKTGVLWRITRAAPEAKP
- a CDS encoding Ig-like domain-containing protein — its product is MRLAHATALLATCAALALTGCDSDDTPGPPDIMDAGDTTTPTVTGTTPASDEAHVSADSAITVRFGEPMKSDRGTVRIAVDGAQRTLGMSHWKEEGRAFMVHPAEPFSAGARVQVTVEADFEDVAGNRLAAPLTFHFTVHGMAAARPHVTASQPAEGAAGVLPVELHKADATNLALRKVLTLTFNEPMDASTTQVTLRDVTTPANAPRMLMGTWSSDGLTLTVAIPRPESDLPPLEQENRYTLDVTTLRSATGQPVDTTHAGLGDGKLDFTTGRRDANVEHACTHALLNPPQAVTAGSAPTSFYPATDTGHTFYGLTLPSTGTSFRGYTEVVTDPDRDQTVALYLSQSVPVAVHDTTEGEALVVSTLEPAAPVCLPAITHVLKFSAPSGDRFLRLTFGPTEHETLTFVFERY